A genome region from Nocardia sp. NBC_00565 includes the following:
- a CDS encoding cupin domain-containing protein — protein sequence MSTEELATTLRYSRIVRTADGGSRFVDAELDLADRTLAAGVPAMAIAGLSSAVTYLRSAQFDSDPHPAPAEQWVVMLRGVIEVTTSDGRQRRFGPGDLVHVADTDGHGHVTVGVGDAPFEALFVPATVTADH from the coding sequence ATGAGCACGGAGGAGCTCGCGACGACGTTGCGATACAGCCGGATCGTGCGCACCGCTGACGGCGGCTCCCGATTCGTCGACGCGGAACTCGACTTGGCCGATCGCACCCTCGCCGCGGGCGTTCCCGCGATGGCCATCGCCGGGTTGTCGTCGGCCGTGACCTATTTGCGCAGTGCGCAATTCGACAGCGACCCGCATCCGGCCCCGGCCGAGCAATGGGTCGTGATGCTGCGGGGCGTGATCGAGGTGACGACGAGTGACGGTCGCCAGCGGCGCTTCGGCCCCGGCGATCTCGTCCACGTCGCGGACACCGACGGGCATGGGCACGTCACCGTCGGTGTCGGGGATGCGCCCTTCGAAGCGCTGTTCGTGCCCGCCACAGTTACTGCCGATCACTGA
- a CDS encoding zinc-dependent alcohol dehydrogenase family protein produces the protein MNAVAYHLDPAHGLDGLTVRGQDVPQPGPNQVVIKVRAASLNRRDLMLMDGSYPLPATPGIIPLSDGVGEVIAIGDNVTRAVLGDRVSAAYFVRFINGPQRLAHVAEQYGANYNGMLATYALVEQDSVVHVPEHLTDIEAATLTCAGVVAWAALTAPVSVAQGETVLTVGTGNVALFAVQHAKMLGARVISITSGPEKAERLRKLGADETVDRSETPDWDEKVLELTDGLGVEHVVEAVGLPTLSKSVRSAGYNAMITMIGASQLPKGQPLENPFVGPYLAIRRIAVGSRDQYEAMNRAITEHRMRPVIDRMFPLDHAVAAYRYFRDDNPFGKVVITMP, from the coding sequence ATGAATGCCGTTGCCTACCACCTCGATCCAGCGCACGGTCTGGATGGGTTGACCGTTCGCGGGCAGGATGTGCCCCAGCCCGGGCCGAATCAGGTTGTCATCAAGGTGCGGGCGGCTTCGCTCAACCGGCGTGACCTGATGCTGATGGACGGTAGCTATCCGCTGCCGGCTACCCCGGGCATCATTCCGCTGTCCGATGGTGTGGGGGAGGTTATCGCTATCGGCGACAATGTGACTCGCGCCGTGCTCGGCGATCGGGTGAGTGCGGCGTACTTTGTGCGCTTCATCAATGGGCCGCAGCGGCTGGCGCACGTCGCCGAGCAGTACGGTGCCAACTACAACGGCATGCTCGCCACTTACGCACTGGTCGAACAGGATTCGGTGGTGCATGTCCCCGAACATCTCACCGATATCGAGGCGGCCACGCTGACCTGCGCTGGAGTCGTCGCCTGGGCCGCGCTGACCGCACCGGTATCGGTGGCACAGGGCGAGACCGTATTGACCGTCGGCACCGGAAATGTCGCGCTGTTCGCCGTGCAGCACGCGAAAATGCTGGGTGCCCGGGTTATTTCGATCACCTCCGGCCCGGAGAAGGCCGAGCGGCTGCGCAAGCTCGGTGCGGATGAGACTGTCGACCGCAGCGAGACGCCCGACTGGGACGAGAAGGTTCTCGAACTCACCGACGGCCTCGGCGTCGAACATGTGGTGGAGGCCGTCGGGCTGCCCACGCTGTCGAAATCGGTGCGCTCGGCCGGGTACAACGCGATGATCACCATGATCGGCGCATCGCAGCTGCCCAAGGGACAGCCGCTCGAGAACCCGTTCGTCGGACCGTATCTCGCGATCCGCCGGATCGCCGTCGGCAGCCGCGACCAGTACGAGGCGATGAACCGGGCCATCACCGAACACCGCATGCGCCCGGTCATCGATCGGATGTTTCCGCTCGACCATGCGGTGGCGGCGTACCGCTACTTCCGCGATGACAATCCGTTCGGCAAAGTCGTCATCACGATGCCCTGA
- a CDS encoding HNH endonuclease family protein, whose translation MAAVAYSFFDEWTGKNGGQPPGSASAATISGKDITALLGQLVDAPEASMDGYSREKFPHWDTNTPEHGFGTEYTQYSKCTTRDVMMLRDASGSVKLDPKTCQLTVGKDGGWRDQYGFLDSKTGKLKPYKWMTDPATVDAEHIVPLAEAWRSGAAKLDENTRRNIANDAVNLIASDPSANRSKGDQDAANYLPPGNFRCGYLEHYVKIKVKYALTVDPAEHTALRTAVDDCVRRGEFK comes from the coding sequence GTGGCCGCAGTCGCTTATTCCTTCTTCGACGAATGGACCGGCAAGAACGGCGGCCAACCACCCGGTTCGGCAAGTGCCGCAACGATTTCCGGTAAGGACATCACCGCGTTGCTCGGCCAACTGGTCGACGCGCCGGAGGCATCGATGGACGGCTACAGCCGGGAGAAATTCCCACACTGGGACACCAACACGCCCGAACACGGCTTCGGCACCGAGTACACCCAGTACAGCAAATGCACCACCCGAGACGTGATGATGCTTCGGGACGCGAGCGGCTCGGTCAAGCTCGACCCGAAGACCTGCCAACTCACCGTCGGCAAGGACGGCGGCTGGCGCGACCAGTACGGATTCCTCGATTCGAAGACCGGAAAACTCAAGCCCTACAAGTGGATGACCGACCCGGCCACCGTCGATGCCGAGCACATCGTCCCACTCGCCGAGGCATGGCGCTCGGGCGCGGCCAAGCTCGACGAAAATACCCGCCGCAACATCGCCAACGACGCCGTCAACCTGATCGCCTCCGACCCCTCGGCCAACCGATCCAAGGGTGACCAGGACGCCGCGAACTACCTGCCGCCGGGAAATTTCCGGTGTGGCTATCTCGAGCACTACGTCAAGATCAAAGTAAAGTATGCGCTGACCGTTGATCCCGCCGAACACACCGCACTGCGCACCGCAGTCGATGACTGCGTCCGTCGAGGAGAGTTCAAATAA
- a CDS encoding haloalkane dehalogenase has protein sequence MATVDVLDSFINYTDTGAGPVPVVFLHGNPTSSHLWRNVIPHVAAQTRVLAPDLIGMGASGKPDSDYRLADQARYLDAWFDALGLDQVVIVGHDWGGTLGMHWAARHPDRIRGIALIETFLRPMRWDELPPLGAELFRKFRTAEGERMVLAENMFIEFNLPRGVADLSPEDHDVYRAPFPTPESRKPMLAWSREFPLDGDPADVVVLVQNYDQWAARTPEVPKLIMALDNGVGLGSPEVIAWAADTFASAEVVSVGEGGHHAPEDQPDAIGTAVATWLRAHSLTTAAAAV, from the coding sequence ATGGCTACCGTCGACGTTCTCGACTCGTTCATCAACTACACCGATACCGGCGCTGGTCCGGTGCCGGTGGTGTTCCTGCACGGCAACCCCACCTCATCGCACCTGTGGCGCAACGTGATCCCGCACGTCGCCGCGCAAACCCGGGTGCTCGCACCGGATCTGATCGGCATGGGCGCGTCCGGAAAGCCGGACAGCGACTACCGCCTCGCCGACCAGGCTCGCTATCTGGATGCCTGGTTCGACGCGCTCGGCCTCGATCAGGTCGTCATCGTCGGCCACGACTGGGGCGGAACGCTCGGCATGCACTGGGCCGCACGGCATCCCGACCGCATCCGGGGCATCGCGCTGATCGAGACCTTCCTGCGGCCGATGCGCTGGGACGAACTCCCGCCGCTGGGTGCCGAGCTGTTCCGCAAGTTCCGGACGGCCGAGGGGGAGCGCATGGTGCTGGCGGAGAACATGTTCATCGAGTTCAACCTGCCGAGGGGGGTTGCCGATCTGTCGCCGGAAGATCACGACGTTTACCGTGCACCATTCCCGACGCCGGAATCGCGCAAGCCGATGCTGGCCTGGTCGCGTGAGTTTCCGCTCGACGGAGATCCCGCTGATGTGGTTGTGCTGGTGCAGAACTATGACCAATGGGCCGCGCGGACGCCGGAGGTCCCGAAGCTCATCATGGCGCTCGACAACGGCGTCGGTCTCGGTTCGCCGGAGGTGATCGCCTGGGCCGCCGACACTTTCGCCAGTGCGGAGGTCGTGTCGGTCGGCGAAGGTGGACACCACGCGCCGGAGGACCAGCCCGATGCGATCGGGACGGCCGTGGCGACCTGGTTGCGCGCGCACTCGCTGACGACGGCGGCCGCGGCGGTGTGA
- a CDS encoding RNA polymerase sigma factor: MRAVERELVDRAVAGDAVAISDVVRQLQDPLYRLALRMVWRPAEAEDATQEILLRVVGNLATWRAEAKLLTWAYRIGVNYLLNLQRQTPQEAAQLSLDAYRDGLADGLAAEDYRGPEAEVLSHEVRLNCTQAMLQCLARDERVAFVLGEVFELGSADAAWILEITAPAYRKRLERAKKRIGTFLNSTCGVTNPEAFCRCSRRVDKALALGRVDPKRPAFARHAVSPGGRSVSEAEEQMIRLHDAAAVIRIHPDYAAPRAKMAAIAGLLSSGRFPLLD; the protein is encoded by the coding sequence GTGCGGGCTGTCGAGCGGGAGCTGGTAGATCGGGCTGTTGCCGGTGATGCGGTAGCGATCTCGGATGTGGTTCGGCAGCTGCAGGATCCGCTGTATCGGTTGGCGTTGCGGATGGTGTGGCGGCCAGCGGAGGCCGAGGATGCGACGCAGGAGATCCTGTTGCGGGTGGTCGGCAATCTGGCGACCTGGCGTGCTGAGGCGAAGCTGCTGACCTGGGCCTATCGGATCGGGGTCAACTATCTGCTGAACCTGCAGCGGCAGACGCCGCAGGAGGCGGCGCAACTCAGCCTCGATGCCTATCGGGACGGATTGGCGGACGGACTCGCGGCCGAGGACTATCGCGGACCTGAGGCCGAGGTGCTCTCGCACGAGGTGCGGCTCAACTGCACCCAGGCCATGCTGCAGTGCCTGGCCCGCGACGAGCGGGTGGCCTTCGTACTCGGCGAGGTCTTCGAACTCGGCTCCGCCGATGCGGCGTGGATTCTGGAAATCACCGCACCCGCGTATCGAAAGCGGTTGGAGCGGGCCAAGAAACGCATCGGCACCTTCCTGAATTCGACGTGCGGGGTGACAAATCCGGAGGCGTTCTGCCGCTGCTCCCGGCGGGTGGACAAGGCGTTGGCGCTCGGGCGCGTCGATCCGAAGCGGCCCGCGTTCGCCCGACATGCGGTCAGTCCGGGTGGTCGCAGTGTCAGCGAGGCCGAGGAGCAGATGATCCGCTTGCACGACGCCGCCGCGGTGATCCGGATCCATCCCGACTACGCGGCACCCCGGGCCAAGATGGCCGCGATCGCGGGGCTGCTGAGTTCGGGTCGCTTTCCGCTACTCGACTGA
- a CDS encoding phosphate signaling complex PhoU family protein, with product MCRVRTQFTRELIALTNDLTLMCRLAHDAAERVTAALGDADLAATYEAFALDEQLQKMYSACEARTVVLLALQAPVARDLRHVVTATQIASELSRIGWLISRVADQVYKCHPEPVAPQPLMDILTTMGRLAAHCTALAGESVATGHQSPTPESSGPAMDQLHQQLHSALANPTLTHHTEAAIDIAMVGNHFERCIDHTARIDRLIRFLDTGIPPTAQPSNTE from the coding sequence ATGTGCCGAGTGCGGACCCAGTTCACTCGCGAGCTCATCGCGTTGACCAATGATTTGACGCTGATGTGTCGGCTCGCCCACGATGCCGCCGAGCGCGTCACCGCCGCGCTCGGCGACGCCGACCTCGCCGCCACCTATGAGGCCTTCGCGCTCGACGAGCAGCTACAGAAGATGTACTCGGCCTGCGAGGCCAGGACCGTGGTGCTGCTCGCGCTGCAGGCGCCGGTCGCGCGCGACCTGCGCCACGTCGTCACCGCGACCCAGATCGCCAGCGAGTTGTCCCGGATCGGCTGGCTGATCAGCCGGGTCGCCGACCAGGTCTACAAGTGCCATCCCGAACCCGTTGCACCCCAACCCCTCATGGACATTCTCACCACCATGGGCCGCCTGGCCGCACACTGCACCGCTCTCGCGGGCGAATCGGTCGCCACCGGACACCAATCCCCCACCCCCGAATCCAGCGGCCCCGCGATGGATCAACTGCACCAGCAACTGCATTCCGCCCTGGCCAACCCAACCCTGACCCACCACACCGAAGCCGCCATCGATATCGCCATGGTCGGCAACCACTTCGAACGCTGCATCGACCACACCGCCCGCATCGACCGCCTGATCCGCTTCCTGGACACCGGAATCCCACCCACCGCCCAACCTTCGAACACCGAATAG
- a CDS encoding transglutaminase-like domain-containing protein, producing the protein MQRDVSAHLDIGIAAPTTLEFQVAAARQPGLELNESLVFELDGRTIWPQEISGPHGSRIHKFDSGTGNLQVHYRATVLGTAHPEPVSDYDLALYLRPSRFAESDKLFGFAAAEFDSAAAPAELAAAVTAWARRRIRYIAGSSDPTDGAVETLLSGAGVCRDYTHLIVALLRALKVPARMVAVYAPGLFPMDFHAVAEAYVDGMWRAFDATGLAPRSSLVRIATGRDASDAAFMDNHGGEVFVNNIWVNAIIEGFLPFDNGVDPVSIV; encoded by the coding sequence GTGCAGCGCGATGTCTCGGCCCACCTCGACATCGGTATCGCCGCGCCGACCACCCTCGAGTTCCAGGTCGCCGCCGCCAGGCAGCCGGGGCTCGAGCTCAACGAGTCGCTGGTGTTCGAACTGGACGGTCGCACGATCTGGCCGCAGGAGATTTCCGGTCCGCACGGCTCCCGCATCCACAAATTCGATTCCGGCACAGGCAATCTGCAGGTGCACTACCGCGCCACCGTGCTCGGCACCGCGCATCCGGAACCGGTCTCCGACTACGATCTCGCGCTCTATCTGCGCCCGAGTCGTTTCGCCGAGTCCGACAAGCTCTTCGGCTTCGCCGCCGCCGAATTCGACAGTGCCGCAGCGCCTGCCGAACTCGCCGCCGCGGTGACCGCCTGGGCCCGCCGCCGCATCCGCTACATCGCGGGCAGCAGCGACCCCACCGACGGCGCGGTGGAGACCCTCCTATCCGGCGCGGGCGTCTGCCGCGACTACACCCACCTGATCGTGGCCCTGTTACGCGCGCTGAAAGTGCCCGCCCGAATGGTGGCCGTATACGCGCCGGGCCTGTTTCCGATGGATTTCCATGCCGTCGCCGAGGCCTACGTCGATGGGATGTGGCGTGCATTCGACGCCACCGGCCTCGCCCCGCGCTCATCACTGGTCCGAATCGCCACGGGCAGAGACGCTTCCGACGCCGCGTTCATGGACAACCACGGTGGCGAGGTCTTCGTGAACAACATCTGGGTCAACGCGATCATCGAGGGCTTCCTGCCATTCGACAATGGCGTCGACCCGGTCTCGATCGTCTGA
- a CDS encoding nitroreductase/quinone reductase family protein — translation MPNARDTKHRLVSTMQRRVGNPILRRLPTQQLLETIGRKSGQPRITPIGGRRVGNEFWLVSEFGERSQYIRNIKANNRVRLRLRGHWHTGTAHLVPDDDPRARLRSLPKANSAAVALFGTDLLTVRIDLDD, via the coding sequence ATGCCGAATGCGCGAGATACCAAGCATCGACTGGTCTCGACAATGCAGCGACGTGTGGGGAATCCCATACTGCGCAGGCTGCCCACCCAGCAGTTGCTAGAGACCATCGGACGCAAGAGTGGTCAGCCACGCATCACGCCGATCGGCGGCCGCCGGGTCGGCAACGAATTCTGGCTCGTCTCCGAATTCGGCGAGCGCTCGCAGTACATCCGAAATATCAAGGCGAACAACCGAGTTCGACTTCGCCTGCGTGGCCACTGGCACACCGGCACCGCGCATTTGGTGCCGGATGATGATCCGCGCGCCCGCTTACGGTCCTTGCCCAAGGCCAATAGCGCTGCCGTCGCCCTGTTCGGTACAGATCTGCTCACCGTTCGGATCGATCTGGACGACTGA
- a CDS encoding DUF5313 family protein, protein MRRPDPIQWIGYAVGRRLPDSLREWVRNDLTGKYATPRHIVRGLVPFTPLFAVFLFFPGELWLRGSMVLLAVLLALLYWPATDPAAERALVQRYVLPAFAG, encoded by the coding sequence ATGAGGAGACCCGATCCCATCCAGTGGATCGGCTACGCCGTCGGGCGTCGGCTGCCGGATTCGTTGCGCGAGTGGGTGCGCAACGACCTCACCGGCAAGTACGCGACGCCACGGCATATCGTGCGTGGCCTGGTGCCGTTCACGCCGCTGTTCGCCGTATTCCTTTTCTTTCCAGGGGAATTGTGGTTGCGCGGGTCGATGGTGCTGCTGGCGGTGCTGCTCGCGCTGTTGTACTGGCCCGCAACCGATCCCGCCGCCGAACGCGCGCTCGTCCAGCGCTACGTCTTGCCGGCCTTCGCTGGATAG
- a CDS encoding DUF418 domain-containing protein, with protein sequence MNRDGAHRRIHELDAARGFALCGILVVDIWQLTDMRATIGPGTVDPARHVLSVLFEGRFFPIFSFLFGLSFSLFLDRAAQLTARPRVVLVRRLVALGIFGLIHHVFRPGEALFPYAIVGLVILLPASGLPRWVLLLAGLVGTIGVAVALGGGLGLVPGLFLLGFAADRFGLADNLREHGWWLAVVFALALPAALVAGVWEYRTPYTNLWTGSAAPVAGLLGALAYLTGLLLFLRTETGELFAEVLEPMGRMALTNYVSATTLILAADPWLGLSDSNHYGTLLGLAAAIIAVQATVSYYWLRWLRYGPLEWVWRCVTWWQLVPNRLTRQQRWELSQPYGRSR encoded by the coding sequence ATGAATCGCGACGGTGCGCACCGGCGCATCCACGAGCTCGACGCCGCGCGCGGCTTCGCGCTGTGCGGGATTCTGGTGGTCGATATCTGGCAGCTCACCGATATGCGGGCGACCATCGGGCCCGGCACCGTCGATCCGGCTCGGCATGTGCTGTCGGTGCTGTTCGAGGGCCGGTTCTTCCCGATCTTCTCGTTCCTGTTCGGACTGAGCTTCTCGCTGTTCCTCGACCGCGCCGCGCAACTCACCGCGCGTCCGCGCGTAGTGCTGGTCCGCAGGCTCGTCGCACTCGGCATATTCGGTCTGATCCACCACGTGTTCCGGCCGGGTGAGGCGCTGTTCCCGTACGCGATCGTCGGGTTGGTGATTCTGCTGCCCGCCTCGGGTCTGCCGCGCTGGGTGCTGTTGTTGGCCGGGCTGGTCGGCACGATCGGGGTGGCCGTCGCCCTCGGTGGCGGACTAGGGCTGGTACCCGGCCTTTTTCTGCTCGGCTTCGCCGCCGATCGCTTCGGCCTTGCCGACAACCTGCGCGAGCACGGCTGGTGGCTCGCCGTAGTGTTCGCGCTGGCCCTGCCCGCTGCCCTGGTGGCGGGAGTCTGGGAGTACCGCACGCCCTATACAAACCTGTGGACCGGCAGCGCGGCACCGGTGGCCGGACTGCTCGGCGCGCTCGCGTATCTGACCGGACTGCTGCTGTTCCTGCGTACCGAAACCGGCGAGCTTTTCGCGGAGGTGCTCGAGCCGATGGGTCGCATGGCGCTGACCAATTACGTCTCGGCGACCACCCTGATCCTCGCCGCTGATCCCTGGCTCGGCCTGTCCGATTCGAACCATTACGGCACACTGCTCGGCTTGGCCGCCGCGATCATCGCGGTACAGGCCACCGTCAGCTACTACTGGCTGCGCTGGTTGCGCTACGGTCCGCTCGAATGGGTCTGGCGGTGTGTGACCTGGTGGCAGCTGGTGCCCAATCGCCTGACGCGCCAGCAGCGCTGGGAACTCTCACAGCCCTATGGGCGCAGCCGCTAG
- a CDS encoding DUF6131 family protein, with amino-acid sequence MIVLGLILLIVGYLLGISLLTTAGIILLLIGAILALVGSVGRPVGGRRHYY; translated from the coding sequence ATGATCGTCCTCGGATTGATACTCCTCATTGTCGGCTATCTGCTGGGTATTTCACTGCTCACCACCGCAGGAATCATCCTGCTGCTGATCGGCGCGATTCTCGCGCTGGTCGGATCGGTGGGCCGCCCGGTCGGCGGCCGGCGGCACTATTACTGA
- a CDS encoding VIT1/CCC1 transporter family protein: MSGGSGSGASHPHEPHVKGFASRLNWLRAGVLGANDGIVSTAGLVVGVAAATTSASAIFTAGIAGLTAGALSMAVGEYVSVSTQRDSERALLAKERRELKEEPEYELAELADIYKAKGLSPETARQVAEELTAYDAFRAHAEAELGLDPRDLTNPWQAAISSAISFTLGALLPLLAIILPPTTARIPVTFAAVLAALAITGSISARLGGGNRARAVLRVVIGGALAMAVTYGIGQLADVAGV; encoded by the coding sequence ATGAGCGGCGGTTCCGGAAGCGGTGCGTCGCATCCGCACGAACCGCATGTCAAAGGCTTCGCGTCCCGGCTGAACTGGTTGCGCGCGGGGGTGCTCGGCGCGAACGACGGCATCGTTTCGACCGCGGGTCTGGTCGTCGGTGTCGCCGCGGCGACGACCAGCGCCTCGGCCATCTTCACCGCCGGCATCGCCGGACTGACCGCCGGCGCGCTCTCGATGGCGGTCGGCGAATACGTTTCGGTCAGCACGCAGCGGGATTCGGAGCGTGCGCTGCTCGCCAAGGAGCGCAGGGAACTCAAGGAAGAACCGGAGTACGAGTTGGCCGAACTGGCCGACATCTATAAAGCGAAGGGGCTGTCACCGGAGACAGCGCGTCAAGTGGCCGAGGAGTTGACCGCCTACGACGCGTTCCGCGCCCACGCCGAGGCCGAACTCGGTTTGGATCCGCGGGATCTGACCAATCCGTGGCAGGCGGCCATCTCCTCGGCCATCTCGTTCACCCTCGGCGCACTGCTGCCGCTATTGGCAATCATCCTGCCGCCCACCACCGCCCGCATCCCGGTGACGTTCGCGGCCGTGCTGGCGGCGTTGGCGATCACCGGGTCGATCAGCGCCCGCCTCGGTGGCGGTAACCGCGCACGCGCGGTGTTGCGCGTGGTGATCGGTGGTGCGCTGGCGATGGCGGTGACCTACGGCATCGGACAGCTGGCGGACGTCGCCGGGGTGTGA
- a CDS encoding GMC family oxidoreductase: MRIDELRAVGDDDLAADVVIIGSGPAGLTIATELAGSPLRVLVLESGGRTATEEVDALADIENVGARRAQSDRAAGDRILGGASHTWSGRCGLLDDLDFRSRPWVSGSGWPIDAVALEPVLARAADHIGIGYGSGFTDDAFWELAGRTRPAHALDPTRLRPYFWQISRDPADPFDCKRFGAHVKDLVAPNVRVLVDATVTHIDTDPEGSRVVSLQVAGTDPRPRTVRATTFVLATGGIGNPRLLLASRRIVPEGIGNRHDMVGRYLMDHRCGAVGELNPAVADSALERFGKYVVKNPHGKHTFLHGVALSPKIQEAEGLLNCALWLQEVPAEDDPWESVKQLLRGRGDRHDARVAMTNPGLLLAGARRRLIQHTGLPHKLDRIELRCMVEQLPNPRSRVTLAERTDRLGVPLARVNWRVNPQEDHTVRRAATLAVEEFARLGYPAPALYEWARADSTQAPLLTDWAHPTGTTRMSADPSTGVVDPDCRVHGMANLFVAGSSVFPTTGHANPTLTIVALAIRLADTLRSLA; the protein is encoded by the coding sequence GTGCGAATCGATGAGCTGCGAGCGGTCGGTGACGACGACCTGGCCGCCGATGTTGTCATTATCGGATCCGGGCCCGCCGGGCTGACCATCGCGACCGAGCTGGCCGGATCACCCCTGCGCGTACTGGTTTTGGAGAGCGGCGGTCGGACCGCGACCGAGGAGGTCGACGCACTCGCCGATATCGAGAATGTGGGCGCGCGCCGGGCGCAGTCGGATCGGGCCGCGGGCGACCGGATCCTCGGCGGCGCCTCCCATACCTGGAGCGGACGCTGTGGCCTGCTCGACGACCTCGATTTCCGCAGCCGCCCTTGGGTTTCCGGCTCCGGCTGGCCGATCGACGCGGTGGCGCTGGAGCCGGTGCTGGCGCGCGCGGCCGACCATATCGGGATCGGCTATGGCAGCGGATTCACCGATGACGCGTTCTGGGAGCTGGCCGGTCGCACCCGGCCCGCGCACGCCCTCGACCCGACCCGATTGCGCCCGTACTTCTGGCAGATCAGCCGGGATCCGGCGGATCCGTTCGATTGCAAGCGGTTCGGCGCGCATGTGAAAGATCTTGTCGCACCGAATGTCCGGGTGCTGGTCGATGCCACCGTCACCCATATCGACACCGATCCCGAAGGCTCGCGGGTGGTTTCGCTCCAGGTCGCCGGAACCGATCCGCGACCGCGAACGGTACGCGCGACGACTTTCGTGCTGGCCACCGGCGGTATCGGAAATCCACGACTGCTGCTGGCTTCTCGGCGCATCGTGCCCGAGGGCATCGGCAATCGGCACGATATGGTCGGTCGCTATCTGATGGACCACCGCTGCGGCGCGGTCGGTGAGCTGAATCCAGCCGTGGCCGACAGTGCGTTGGAGCGCTTCGGCAAATACGTGGTGAAGAACCCGCACGGCAAGCACACTTTTCTGCACGGCGTGGCATTGTCACCGAAGATCCAGGAGGCCGAGGGGCTGCTCAATTGCGCGCTGTGGCTGCAGGAGGTCCCCGCCGAGGACGATCCGTGGGAGTCGGTGAAGCAGTTGCTGCGCGGTCGCGGCGACCGGCATGACGCGCGAGTCGCGATGACCAATCCCGGATTGCTGCTGGCCGGCGCGCGGCGCAGACTCATCCAGCACACGGGGCTGCCGCACAAACTCGATCGAATCGAGTTGCGCTGCATGGTCGAACAGCTGCCGAATCCGCGCAGCCGGGTCACCCTGGCCGAGCGCACGGATCGGCTCGGCGTACCGCTGGCGCGGGTGAACTGGCGCGTCAATCCACAGGAGGATCACACCGTGCGCCGGGCGGCGACGCTGGCGGTCGAGGAATTCGCGCGGCTGGGATATCCGGCACCCGCGCTGTACGAGTGGGCCCGCGCGGACAGCACGCAGGCGCCGTTGCTCACCGACTGGGCGCATCCGACCGGGACCACCCGGATGTCGGCGGACCCGAGTACGGGCGTGGTCGACCCCGACTGCCGGGTGCACGGGATGGCGAATCTGTTCGTCGCGGGCAGCTCGGTATTCCCGACCACCGGCCATGCCAATCCGACCCTGACGATCGTGGCGCTGGCCATTCGACTAGCTGATACTTTGCGGAGTTTGGCATAG
- a CDS encoding YdcF family protein produces the protein MPGLRRAGLLFGALLALVAVLGVAGLPVYVYPQTDPLRPADAIVVLGGTAYERFELGLDLAERGYAPQLLISRSTGEDDSVMDRYCAPRFEFTVSCFVPDPWTTDGEAREIRRRARLYGWHHIIVVTYTPHVSRARYIVSKCFDGELTMVASPSESGVKFWTWMYIRQSAGYVRAFFSRGC, from the coding sequence GTGCCCGGCCTACGACGAGCTGGTTTGCTATTCGGTGCACTGCTCGCCCTGGTCGCAGTCCTCGGTGTGGCGGGTCTGCCGGTGTATGTGTATCCGCAGACCGATCCGTTGCGTCCGGCCGACGCGATCGTGGTGTTGGGCGGCACCGCGTATGAACGTTTCGAACTCGGCCTCGATCTCGCCGAGCGCGGCTACGCGCCGCAGCTGCTGATATCACGATCCACCGGCGAAGACGATTCGGTGATGGACCGGTACTGCGCGCCCCGATTCGAGTTCACCGTCAGCTGTTTCGTACCGGATCCCTGGACGACCGACGGCGAGGCGCGTGAGATCAGGCGACGGGCACGGCTTTACGGTTGGCACCACATCATCGTGGTGACCTACACCCCGCATGTGTCCCGGGCCAGGTACATCGTGAGCAAATGCTTCGACGGCGAGTTGACCATGGTGGCCAGCCCGAGCGAGAGCGGCGTGAAATTCTGGACCTGGATGTACATCCGGCAGTCCGCGGGCTATGTGCGGGCATTCTTCAGCCGAGGCTGCTGA
- a CDS encoding AfsR/SARP family transcriptional regulator, giving the protein MSVGDGYALRIAPGATDIEAVEALVATAERAETPDAARTALIDALARWRGPALSGLAGPFADRQRTRLEQWRLAVAARWRRRRRSGMR; this is encoded by the coding sequence GTGTCGGTCGGCGACGGTTACGCGCTGCGGATCGCACCGGGCGCCACCGATATCGAGGCGGTCGAAGCCCTGGTGGCGACCGCCGAACGCGCCGAAACCCCGGACGCGGCCCGCACGGCTTTGATCGACGCGCTGGCCCGCTGGCGTGGCCCTGCGCTGAGCGGTTTGGCCGGTCCGTTCGCCGACCGGCAGCGCACCCGGCTCGAGCAGTGGCGATTGGCAGTAGCCGCTCGATGGCGGCGGCGTCGGCGTTCTGGAATGCGGTGA